In a genomic window of Pedobacter sp. KBS0701:
- a CDS encoding DEAD/DEAH box helicase produces MTNPFQLLGISDDVVNAVKDLGFETPTPIQEQSIPVLLEGTNDFVGLAQTGTGKTAAFGLPLLELIDFKVNKPQALILCPTRELCLQIANDLKNFSKNIANAHVVAVYGGANIMQQLREIRQGIQIVVATPGRMLDIIGRKAIDFSNVKYVVLDEADEMLNMGFQDDINDILSTTPDDKKTWLFSATMPAEVRRIAKNYMDNPVELTMGTKNTGNVNIEHEYYIVRARDKYAALKRIVDFNPEIFAVVFCKTKLDTQDVAEHLIKDGYNADALHGDLSQQQRDKVMQRFRERNMQLLIATDVAARGIDVNNVTHVINYSLPDEIESYTHRSGRTGRAGKTGISICIINSKELGKIRQLERIIGKQFTKAELPTGFDVCEKQLFSLVHKVHNVEVNVEQIDQYIPRIMDEFKDLSKEDVIKRFASLEFNRFLDYYSKAPDLNAAVGDDRGERGERGERRGRGSEGYTRLFINLGSVDEFTRGDMLSFICNNGKIGGKSVGKIDLKGVFSFFEVEDAVADKVFEGFKSVEFNGRQVRIEKSGDGGRGEGAGERRGGGERRSGGFGGERRSGGGGGYRGGGERRSGGGSGRREGGNSGGGFRDFSGRSRDDKGGNTGGPRREGGNREGGSGERRKKW; encoded by the coding sequence ATGACAAACCCATTTCAATTATTGGGGATAAGTGATGACGTCGTTAATGCCGTAAAGGATCTTGGATTTGAAACTCCAACACCTATTCAGGAGCAAAGTATTCCTGTACTGTTAGAAGGCACTAATGATTTTGTTGGTTTGGCCCAAACAGGAACAGGAAAAACAGCCGCATTTGGTTTGCCGCTGTTAGAACTAATCGATTTTAAAGTTAACAAACCACAGGCATTGATTTTATGCCCTACCCGTGAGTTATGCTTGCAAATCGCTAACGACCTTAAAAACTTTTCTAAAAACATTGCTAATGCCCACGTTGTTGCCGTTTACGGTGGCGCGAACATTATGCAACAACTACGCGAAATCCGTCAGGGAATTCAGATCGTAGTGGCCACGCCCGGCCGTATGCTGGATATCATTGGCCGTAAGGCAATTGATTTTTCAAACGTTAAATATGTTGTGCTTGATGAAGCTGACGAGATGTTGAACATGGGTTTCCAGGACGACATTAACGACATTTTATCAACTACTCCTGATGACAAAAAAACCTGGTTATTCTCGGCTACCATGCCTGCAGAAGTTCGCCGTATAGCTAAAAACTATATGGATAACCCTGTAGAATTAACTATGGGCACAAAAAATACAGGTAACGTAAACATCGAACATGAATATTATATTGTTCGTGCACGTGATAAGTACGCTGCCTTAAAACGTATTGTAGATTTTAACCCTGAAATTTTTGCTGTAGTATTTTGTAAAACCAAATTGGATACACAAGATGTTGCCGAGCATTTAATTAAAGATGGTTACAATGCTGATGCTTTACACGGCGATTTATCGCAACAACAACGTGATAAAGTAATGCAACGTTTCCGTGAGCGCAACATGCAATTGTTAATTGCTACTGATGTTGCTGCCCGTGGTATCGATGTAAACAATGTAACACACGTAATCAACTATTCTTTACCTGACGAAATCGAAAGTTATACCCACCGTTCTGGTCGTACTGGCCGTGCAGGTAAAACCGGTATCTCTATCTGTATCATCAACTCTAAAGAATTAGGAAAAATCCGTCAGTTAGAGCGCATTATTGGTAAACAATTCACCAAAGCTGAGCTTCCTACAGGATTTGACGTTTGTGAAAAACAATTATTCTCTTTGGTACATAAAGTACATAACGTAGAAGTTAATGTAGAGCAAATTGATCAGTACATTCCTCGTATCATGGATGAATTCAAAGATTTATCTAAGGAAGATGTAATTAAACGTTTTGCTTCATTAGAATTTAACCGTTTCCTGGATTACTACTCTAAAGCTCCTGATTTAAATGCTGCTGTTGGTGATGATCGTGGTGAAAGAGGTGAGCGTGGTGAAAGACGCGGACGTGGTAGCGAAGGTTACACCCGTTTGTTCATCAACTTAGGTTCTGTAGATGAGTTTACCCGCGGCGATATGTTATCATTTATCTGTAACAACGGTAAAATTGGCGGTAAAAGCGTTGGTAAAATCGATTTAAAAGGTGTTTTCTCTTTCTTTGAAGTAGAAGACGCTGTAGCTGACAAAGTTTTCGAAGGCTTTAAATCCGTTGAATTCAATGGACGTCAGGTTCGTATTGAGAAAAGCGGAGACGGTGGTCGTGGTGAAGGTGCTGGCGAAAGACGCGGTGGCGGTGAAAGACGTAGCGGTGGTTTCGGCGGAGAACGCAGAAGCGGCGGTGGCGGTGGTTACCGTGGCGGAGGTGAGAGAAGATCTGGCGGTGGCAGCGGAAGACGCGAAGGCGGAAACAGCGGTGGCGGTTTCAGGGATTTCTCTGGTCGTAGCCGTGATGACAAAGGTGGTAACACCGGAGGCCCACGCAGAGAAGGCGGAAACCGTGAAGGTGGAAGCGGCGAGCGCAGAAAAAAATGGTAA
- a CDS encoding alpha-L-fucosidase — protein sequence MRYLKFFIILFALFINSRLSAQQKVSDQKMQWFADAKLGIFIHWGIYSVNGISESWSFFNNYINHDAYMKQLDGFTAAKYKPEEWVNLIKESGAKYAVITTKHHDGVALWDSKIPNATTTVISSAAKKDLITPFVTELKKTGLKTGLYFSLPDWSYPDYDGFTRDRKRYDYKQNPARFKKFQNYFQGQLNELSTKYNPDLVWFDGDWEHSGEEWQAKNILSDLRRVNQNIIINSRLNGHGDYDTPEQGVPVVKPSSPEWELCYTMNDSWGYQPYDNHYKSSNMIIRTLVDCISMGGNLLLDIGPKADGTIAPEQVKILKDLGCWTKKHSEAIYETQAGISEKHFNGKTAVSKDRKTLFLYLDYKTDEGILLSGIKSKVKKCS from the coding sequence ATGCGTTATTTAAAGTTTTTCATCATTTTATTTGCACTATTCATAAACAGCAGGCTTTCTGCCCAACAAAAGGTTTCTGATCAAAAAATGCAATGGTTTGCCGATGCCAAACTGGGCATTTTCATCCATTGGGGTATTTATTCGGTTAACGGTATTTCCGAATCTTGGTCATTTTTTAACAACTACATCAATCATGATGCTTACATGAAACAGCTTGATGGTTTTACCGCTGCAAAATACAAACCAGAAGAATGGGTAAACTTAATCAAAGAAAGCGGTGCTAAATATGCGGTAATTACCACCAAACACCATGATGGTGTGGCCCTTTGGGATAGTAAAATTCCGAATGCAACCACAACAGTAATAAGCAGCGCAGCAAAAAAAGATTTAATCACCCCATTTGTAACTGAACTTAAAAAAACAGGATTAAAAACAGGCTTGTATTTCTCATTACCTGATTGGAGTTATCCGGATTATGATGGTTTTACCCGCGACAGGAAACGTTACGATTATAAACAGAATCCCGCGCGCTTTAAAAAATTTCAAAACTATTTCCAAGGGCAGTTGAATGAACTTTCGACCAAATATAATCCTGACCTGGTATGGTTTGATGGCGATTGGGAGCATAGTGGAGAAGAATGGCAGGCCAAAAATATATTATCGGACTTACGCAGGGTAAATCAGAATATCATCATCAACTCCCGGTTAAATGGCCATGGAGATTATGATACACCCGAACAAGGTGTTCCGGTGGTAAAACCAAGCTCGCCTGAATGGGAACTTTGTTACACCATGAACGATTCGTGGGGCTATCAGCCTTATGACAATCACTATAAATCATCCAACATGATTATCCGTACATTGGTTGATTGTATCAGTATGGGCGGTAACTTATTGCTTGATATTGGACCAAAAGCGGATGGAACTATTGCGCCAGAGCAGGTTAAAATTTTAAAGGATTTAGGCTGCTGGACCAAAAAACACAGTGAGGCCATTTACGAAACGCAAGCAGGTATCTCTGAAAAACATTTCAATGGAAAAACTGCAGTTTCGAAAGATAGAAAAACCCTATTCCTTTACCTCGATTATAAAACAGATGAAGGCATTTTGCTATCGGGTATAAAATCAAAAGTAAAAAAATGCAGCTAG
- the bshC gene encoding bacillithiol biosynthesis cysteine-adding enzyme BshC — protein sequence MQAKYISYQETGSFSKLVLDYINDEEQLKAFYSYRPDMAGLASAIKHRNFPGDRTTLVQVLQDQYRHLQPNKSVTKNIELLALDNTFTVTTGHQLNLFTGPLYFIYKIVTTINLAIELKMAHPEKNFVPVYWMATEDHDFDEINHVSVDEKNISWIQQTNGATGRLSTKTVAAAVTAYKGYLGISKNGKRIAKLVEQAYLQHDNLADATRFLVNNLFEKYGLVIVNADDELLKKQFANIITEDIIQHNSAKNIENSSKNLEDLGYKTQVNGRDINFFYLIDNLRERLIFEKGKYIVNHTDISFTEETLKAEIESHPERFSPNVVMRPMYQEVILPNIAYIGGGAEVAYWMQLKANFDFYKVDFPVLLLRNSALLIDQRSAQNLYHLGFSLEDIFLPVEELKNIWVKRNTTAELSLADETRAINSIFDQIKLNAYKIDKTLSVSADTAKQRTNHLLANLEKKLFRAEKRKHETALLQIDNVKKRLFPNGTLQERILNIAPMYVNYGEDFLSSCIENFEPLGGDFTVLLP from the coding sequence ATGCAGGCAAAATATATCTCTTATCAGGAAACCGGATCATTTTCAAAACTGGTTTTAGATTATATTAACGATGAAGAACAGCTTAAAGCTTTTTACAGTTACCGCCCCGACATGGCCGGTTTAGCCAGCGCAATTAAGCATAGAAATTTCCCCGGAGACCGGACTACCTTAGTGCAGGTTTTGCAAGATCAATACCGGCATTTACAGCCTAATAAATCGGTTACGAAAAATATCGAACTTTTAGCCCTCGACAATACTTTCACTGTAACTACCGGTCACCAGTTAAACTTGTTTACCGGACCACTTTATTTCATCTATAAAATTGTAACCACTATTAATTTAGCCATTGAGCTAAAAATGGCACATCCTGAAAAGAATTTTGTTCCGGTTTATTGGATGGCTACTGAGGATCATGATTTCGATGAAATTAACCATGTAAGTGTTGATGAGAAAAACATCAGCTGGATACAGCAAACCAACGGTGCCACCGGAAGATTAAGCACCAAAACCGTTGCTGCTGCAGTAACGGCCTACAAAGGCTACCTGGGTATTTCTAAAAACGGAAAACGGATTGCCAAATTGGTCGAACAGGCCTATTTGCAACACGATAATTTGGCCGATGCCACCAGGTTTTTGGTCAACAACTTATTCGAGAAATATGGACTGGTGATCGTGAATGCAGATGATGAATTATTAAAAAAACAATTTGCTAATATCATTACTGAAGATATTATTCAGCATAACAGTGCTAAAAACATAGAAAACAGCTCAAAAAACCTGGAGGATTTAGGCTATAAAACCCAGGTAAACGGGCGCGACATTAATTTCTTTTATTTAATTGATAATTTGCGTGAGCGTTTGATCTTTGAAAAAGGAAAATATATCGTAAACCACACAGATATCAGTTTTACAGAAGAAACACTAAAAGCTGAAATCGAATCGCATCCTGAACGTTTTAGTCCGAATGTAGTGATGCGCCCCATGTACCAGGAGGTTATTTTACCTAATATCGCTTATATAGGTGGTGGCGCCGAGGTAGCTTACTGGATGCAACTGAAAGCAAATTTCGATTTCTACAAGGTCGATTTTCCGGTTTTACTATTGCGTAATTCAGCTTTATTGATAGATCAACGCAGTGCTCAGAATTTATACCATTTAGGCTTTTCTTTAGAAGACATTTTCCTGCCGGTTGAAGAATTAAAAAACATTTGGGTCAAACGGAATACAACCGCAGAATTGAGTTTAGCTGATGAAACAAGAGCCATCAACAGTATTTTCGATCAGATTAAGCTCAATGCCTATAAAATTGATAAAACACTTTCTGTTTCTGCCGATACGGCGAAGCAAAGAACCAACCATTTGTTAGCTAACCTGGAAAAGAAACTATTCAGGGCAGAGAAAAGAAAGCATGAAACGGCATTGCTACAGATTGATAATGTAAAGAAAAGACTTTTCCCCAATGGAACATTGCAAGAAAGAATCTTGAATATTGCGCCCATGTATGTAAATTATGGAGAAGATTTTCTTTCATCCTGCATAGAAAACTTCGAACCACTGGGTGGCGATTTTACTGTTTTATTGCCGTAA
- a CDS encoding Ldh family oxidoreductase: protein MNFITFTETNLRTFTYNVFKKMGCSDEHAGLATDVLIRSDLRGIDSHGVARLSGYVRLWEKKRINAKPDIKIVHETPTTATVDGDAGLGLVVAPFAMKIAIEKAEKYGSGWVSVKNSNHFGIAGYHALMAVEKDMIGISMTNASPLVAPTYANERLLGTNPMCYAFPAGKYPPVIVDMATAAAANGKLEIAQRANKSIPDGWVQDKNGENSADPNELKNGGSLLPLGSDKDHGSHKGYGLSATVDILSAVLSGANYGPWVPPFVAFLEPSSNPVGEGLGHFLGAMRVDGFRPAADFKNHLDNWVERFKSAKTIDPDKKVIIPGEPEHEFEQERKISGIPLIDVVVKDLNELAVKLGIAELK, encoded by the coding sequence ATGAACTTCATCACCTTTACTGAAACCAACCTTAGAACCTTCACCTACAACGTTTTTAAAAAAATGGGCTGTTCTGATGAGCATGCCGGTTTAGCAACCGATGTATTAATCCGATCAGATTTACGGGGGATCGACTCGCATGGCGTTGCCCGTTTAAGTGGCTATGTACGTCTTTGGGAAAAGAAAAGAATCAATGCTAAGCCCGACATCAAAATCGTACATGAAACACCTACTACTGCCACTGTAGATGGCGATGCAGGTTTAGGTTTAGTAGTTGCACCTTTCGCAATGAAGATTGCAATCGAAAAAGCAGAAAAATATGGTAGCGGATGGGTTTCAGTTAAAAATTCCAATCATTTTGGAATTGCCGGTTATCATGCTTTGATGGCGGTTGAAAAGGATATGATCGGCATCAGTATGACCAATGCGAGTCCGCTGGTTGCACCAACCTATGCAAATGAAAGATTATTAGGCACTAACCCAATGTGTTACGCCTTTCCAGCGGGAAAATACCCACCCGTAATTGTGGATATGGCCACCGCAGCTGCTGCTAATGGAAAGTTAGAAATTGCGCAAAGGGCAAATAAAAGTATTCCCGATGGCTGGGTTCAGGATAAAAATGGCGAAAACTCTGCCGATCCTAATGAACTAAAAAACGGTGGCTCGCTTCTTCCTTTAGGGAGTGATAAAGACCATGGCAGCCATAAGGGTTATGGTTTGAGCGCAACGGTTGATATTTTATCGGCAGTATTATCTGGCGCCAATTACGGACCATGGGTACCTCCATTTGTAGCTTTCTTAGAGCCATCGTCCAATCCGGTTGGCGAAGGACTTGGCCACTTTTTAGGCGCTATGCGTGTAGACGGCTTCAGACCCGCTGCAGACTTCAAAAATCATTTAGATAATTGGGTAGAACGCTTTAAAAGCGCAAAAACAATAGATCCTGATAAAAAGGTAATCATTCCCGGCGAACCTGAACACGAATTTGAGCAGGAAAGGAAAATCAGTGGTATTCCATTAATCGATGTTGTGGTAAAAGACCTGAATGAACTTGCTGTGAAACTGGGAATAGCAGAACTGAAGTAA
- a CDS encoding M57 family metalloprotease codes for MIKKNLYSLFAVLFIFMIYSCAKKQNTETQQHSEIPESVLATIKEMGFNTNGITIMKDGYIVEGDIFLPKSSLGKATNSSNLIIAKSEQYQTNNLVQNLPRTITISVSNLPAVYSTAASNAVGRYNSLNLKINFQLVSSNGNIDITGFNQGPTPNGTLLGYGGFPFSGNPFNQIGLNTNPAAFGTNPDVGYITSVIQHEIGHCIGLRHTDYYDRGYSCPVSWDEGNSYNSADIQNFPGAIQIPGTPASAEPNSLMLACNSGVDRSFNTNDIVALNYLYGYPTYTYSFRVTTMSNTPTYYGLILNGTHIAATISTPPVNTTSTYVYNINSYNPSSTLVVKISSGYIPVSATASANGSTVNGVINASDKTITFSNLNMSVQNGFVSIALKNYGLD; via the coding sequence ATGATCAAAAAAAATCTTTATTCGCTCTTTGCAGTTTTATTTATTTTCATGATTTATTCATGTGCTAAAAAACAAAATACAGAAACCCAACAACACAGTGAAATACCTGAATCTGTATTAGCTACTATTAAAGAAATGGGATTTAATACCAATGGCATAACAATTATGAAAGATGGATATATTGTGGAAGGAGATATTTTTCTGCCAAAATCTTCTCTAGGTAAGGCCACAAACTCTTCAAACTTAATCATTGCTAAATCAGAACAGTACCAAACCAATAATCTTGTTCAAAACTTACCCCGTACAATAACAATTTCTGTTTCAAATTTACCTGCTGTTTATTCAACAGCAGCAAGTAATGCTGTTGGAAGGTACAACTCGTTAAACCTGAAAATCAATTTTCAATTGGTTAGCAGCAACGGGAATATTGATATCACTGGCTTTAATCAAGGTCCAACTCCTAATGGCACCCTATTAGGCTATGGTGGTTTTCCTTTTTCAGGAAATCCTTTTAATCAAATTGGATTAAATACAAATCCTGCTGCATTCGGTACAAATCCAGATGTAGGCTATATCACCTCTGTAATTCAGCATGAAATAGGTCACTGTATAGGTCTAAGACATACTGACTATTACGACCGGGGTTATAGCTGTCCAGTAAGCTGGGATGAAGGTAATAGCTATAATAGTGCTGATATTCAAAACTTTCCGGGGGCAATTCAAATACCTGGAACTCCTGCTTCTGCCGAGCCCAATTCACTTATGCTTGCCTGCAATAGCGGTGTAGATCGTTCTTTTAATACAAATGATATCGTTGCCTTAAACTATTTATATGGTTATCCTACATATACTTACTCCTTCAGGGTTACGACCATGAGTAATACACCAACTTATTATGGATTAATATTAAATGGAACTCATATTGCAGCAACAATTTCTACTCCACCAGTAAATACTACTTCAACCTATGTTTATAACATTAACAGTTATAATCCAAGTTCGACGCTGGTGGTAAAAATAAGTTCAGGATATATACCGGTGTCTGCCACAGCAAGTGCTAACGGCTCTACAGTTAATGGTGTTATTAATGCCAGCGATAAAACAATTACTTTTTCTAATCTTAACATGTCTGTACAAAATGGTTTTGTATCCATTGCATTAAAGAACTATGGACTAGATTAA
- a CDS encoding glycoside hydrolase family 3 N-terminal domain-containing protein encodes MLKQRRYLCLLPALFLCSSLFAQVKKEQTLPYKNPKLSIGLRVKDLISRMTPEEKFWQLFMIPGDVTEQNKNQFKHGIFGLQVSAAAQGSGNAQQMLTYNTSEDGLSLAKKVNKIQKYFIEETRLGIPIIPFDEALHGLVRQGATAFPQSIGLAASFDTALVAKIGTAIASEAKARGLRDLLAPVINMATDVRWGRVEETYGEDPYLTTVLGHAFMNAIERQNIIVTPKHFIANVGDGGRDSYPIEADRHFLEEIHFPAFKDGVKNVGIRSLMTSYNSVFGTPATSNKWLLTSKLKTEWGFKGFVISDAGAVGGANVLHFTAKDYKDATAQSINAGLDVIFQVDYNHYKLFLPAFLDGSIPKSRIDDALTRVLRAKFELGLFEHPYVDESIAEKMLSDQSNHHLAKEAALKSFVLLKNENNTLPLKSAKHILLLGEDAVEARLGGYSGTGNNKLNMWDGLKNAVSNDIKVNYLKGSSREPQVYIPIDSQFLSADQKAGLKGSYYKGLHFSGKPVKEVNDQVVNFSWTLYPPDEQLQLDDYSVRWDGKIKVPQNEDVNIGLEGNDGYRLYLDNQLLIDNWDKKSFNTRTIPFHFEKNKEYAIRVEFFEPKGNGKIKLIWDYNIRKSSEIADAVAAAKNNDAIVFVAGIKEGEFLDRAMLKLPGNQELLLEELVKTGKPIVVVLTGGSAINMQPWLNKVSAVLNVWYPGEAGGAAVADVLLGKANPSGKLPITYPIDESQLPLVYNHKPTGRGDDYNNLSGEPLFPFGYGLSYTNFSYQNLKFSRKSIAKNETVMVNFELKNTGNYDGEEVVQLYMRPLLSKLAQPVLALRAFQRIHLKVGETKLISFKLNKEVLQTLDINNVWEVMPGEYRIMIGSSSKALYLKDNLTVKP; translated from the coding sequence ATGCTAAAACAGAGAAGATATCTATGCTTATTGCCCGCATTGTTTTTATGCAGCAGCCTTTTTGCTCAGGTTAAAAAAGAACAAACCTTGCCTTATAAAAATCCAAAATTAAGTATCGGTTTAAGGGTAAAAGACCTGATTTCGAGAATGACTCCGGAAGAAAAATTCTGGCAGTTGTTCATGATTCCGGGTGATGTAACCGAACAAAATAAAAACCAGTTTAAGCATGGGATTTTTGGTTTGCAGGTAAGTGCTGCTGCACAGGGAAGTGGCAATGCACAACAGATGTTAACCTACAATACCTCTGAAGACGGACTTTCTCTGGCTAAAAAGGTTAATAAGATTCAAAAATACTTCATTGAAGAAACCCGTTTGGGCATTCCAATCATTCCATTTGATGAAGCTTTACATGGTTTGGTTAGGCAAGGGGCAACGGCCTTTCCACAATCAATTGGTTTAGCGGCAAGTTTTGACACTGCTTTGGTAGCCAAAATCGGTACAGCTATTGCCAGTGAAGCAAAGGCACGTGGTTTAAGAGATCTTCTGGCGCCGGTAATTAATATGGCTACTGACGTAAGATGGGGCAGGGTAGAAGAAACCTATGGAGAAGATCCTTATCTAACAACCGTTCTGGGCCATGCTTTCATGAATGCTATAGAAAGACAGAATATTATTGTTACGCCAAAGCATTTTATTGCCAATGTGGGCGATGGTGGGCGCGATAGTTATCCTATAGAAGCGGACAGACATTTTCTGGAAGAAATCCACTTCCCTGCATTTAAAGATGGCGTTAAAAATGTAGGCATCCGTTCATTAATGACTTCCTACAACAGTGTTTTTGGTACTCCGGCAACCTCCAATAAATGGCTGCTTACCTCTAAACTAAAAACAGAATGGGGCTTTAAGGGCTTCGTGATTTCTGATGCAGGCGCAGTTGGAGGAGCCAATGTATTACATTTTACGGCTAAAGATTATAAAGATGCAACGGCACAATCAATTAATGCTGGCCTCGATGTCATCTTCCAGGTAGATTATAACCATTATAAACTTTTTCTCCCAGCATTTTTGGATGGCAGTATTCCCAAATCGAGAATAGATGATGCATTGACCAGGGTTTTAAGGGCGAAATTTGAGTTAGGTTTGTTTGAGCATCCTTATGTAGATGAAAGTATTGCTGAAAAGATGTTAAGCGATCAAAGTAATCATCATCTGGCAAAAGAGGCTGCTTTAAAATCTTTTGTGCTGCTAAAAAATGAAAACAATACGCTTCCGTTAAAAAGTGCAAAGCATATTTTACTTCTCGGGGAAGATGCTGTTGAAGCCAGGTTAGGCGGCTACAGCGGTACTGGAAACAATAAGCTAAATATGTGGGATGGACTAAAAAATGCAGTATCAAATGACATTAAGGTCAATTACTTAAAAGGCAGTAGTCGTGAGCCGCAAGTTTATATTCCAATTGACAGCCAATTTCTTTCTGCCGATCAAAAAGCAGGATTAAAAGGAAGCTATTACAAAGGGCTTCACTTCTCCGGAAAACCTGTTAAAGAAGTAAATGATCAGGTTGTTAATTTCAGCTGGACATTATACCCACCAGATGAGCAGCTCCAACTGGACGATTATTCTGTAAGGTGGGATGGTAAAATTAAAGTACCGCAGAATGAAGATGTTAATATCGGATTGGAAGGTAACGATGGTTACCGATTATACCTTGACAACCAATTACTGATCGATAACTGGGACAAAAAGTCATTCAATACCAGGACAATTCCCTTTCATTTTGAAAAAAATAAGGAGTATGCAATTAGGGTTGAATTTTTTGAACCCAAAGGTAATGGTAAGATCAAACTGATCTGGGACTATAATATCAGGAAATCAAGCGAAATAGCTGATGCAGTGGCTGCGGCAAAGAATAATGATGCCATTGTATTTGTTGCAGGTATAAAAGAAGGAGAATTTTTGGATCGGGCAATGTTAAAGCTGCCCGGCAACCAGGAGTTGTTACTGGAAGAACTCGTAAAAACCGGGAAGCCTATTGTTGTGGTATTAACCGGCGGAAGTGCCATTAATATGCAACCCTGGTTAAATAAAGTAAGCGCGGTTTTAAACGTGTGGTACCCTGGTGAAGCAGGGGGAGCTGCCGTTGCCGATGTATTGCTCGGAAAAGCAAATCCATCAGGTAAACTTCCAATTACTTATCCGATTGATGAATCGCAGCTACCCTTGGTTTACAACCACAAACCTACCGGAAGAGGCGATGATTATAACAACTTAAGCGGCGAGCCACTTTTTCCATTTGGATATGGATTAAGTTATACCAACTTTTCTTACCAAAATTTGAAGTTTAGCCGTAAAAGCATCGCTAAAAATGAAACAGTTATGGTAAATTTCGAACTTAAAAATACTGGCAATTACGATGGTGAAGAAGTGGTGCAGCTGTATATGAGACCTTTGTTAAGCAAATTGGCCCAACCTGTCCTTGCACTGAGGGCTTTCCAGCGGATACATTTAAAGGTTGGTGAAACAAAGCTCATTTCATTTAAACTGAATAAGGAGGTGTTGCAAACACTTGATATCAATAATGTATGGGAAGTAATGCCCGGAGAATATAGAATCATGATAGGATCATCAAGCAAGGCCCTTTATTTAAAAGATAACTTAACCGTTAAGCCCTAA
- a CDS encoding alpha-L-fucosidase, producing MKIKIYFLFCLILFVHRSSAQQNDIMPQSEIYEWPKDDAVKQKLDTWQDKKFGMIIHWGLYAVPGIIESWSICSEDWIERDSTIKYEDYKKWYWGQSEKFNPTKFNPEQWAKAGKDAGMKYLVFTTKHHDGFAMFDTKQSDFSIAKGPFANNPRKDVAKYVFDAFRKENFMIGAYFSKPDWHSQYYWWDKYATADRNNNYDIRMNPWRWNKFKSYTQNQIGELMKNYGSIDILWLDGGWVRPLASVNEEVRSWGAPIPEWSQDIDMPKIAADARKAQPGLIVVDRTVHGQYENYQTPEQKIPEKQLDYPWESCMTLGGAWGFVPNDQYKSAGEVVHKLVEIVAKGGSLLLGVGPKADGMLPDDVIKKLEEIGQWTSKNGTAIYGTRITKNYHDGQNWFTQSKDGKTIYGISLLDGNAPKEISWQGSIPKKGTSIILLSNKQKVKWKLIDGKVHFDFPKTEEKIALTFSFTPETN from the coding sequence ATGAAGATAAAAATTTACTTTCTTTTCTGTTTAATACTGTTTGTACATCGTTCTTCTGCCCAGCAGAACGACATTATGCCTCAATCAGAGATTTACGAATGGCCAAAAGATGACGCTGTTAAACAAAAACTCGATACTTGGCAGGATAAAAAATTTGGAATGATCATTCACTGGGGCTTATATGCGGTACCCGGAATTATCGAATCCTGGTCCATCTGCTCTGAAGACTGGATCGAGAGGGATAGTACCATCAAATACGAAGATTATAAAAAATGGTATTGGGGGCAGAGCGAAAAGTTTAACCCTACAAAGTTCAACCCCGAACAATGGGCAAAAGCAGGTAAAGATGCAGGCATGAAATACCTGGTGTTTACCACGAAACACCACGATGGTTTTGCGATGTTTGATACCAAACAATCTGATTTCAGCATTGCAAAAGGTCCGTTTGCCAACAACCCTAGAAAAGATGTTGCTAAATATGTATTCGATGCATTCCGCAAAGAAAACTTTATGATCGGTGCTTATTTTTCTAAACCTGATTGGCATTCGCAATACTATTGGTGGGACAAATATGCCACTGCAGATAGAAATAACAATTACGACATCAGAATGAATCCGTGGCGTTGGAATAAGTTTAAAAGCTATACCCAGAACCAGATTGGCGAGCTAATGAAAAATTACGGAAGCATTGATATTTTATGGCTAGATGGGGGGTGGGTAAGGCCTTTGGCGTCGGTTAATGAAGAAGTCCGCTCATGGGGTGCTCCAATTCCGGAGTGGAGCCAGGATATTGATATGCCTAAAATTGCAGCTGATGCCAGAAAAGCACAACCTGGTTTAATTGTGGTGGATAGAACGGTACATGGCCAGTATGAAAACTACCAGACTCCTGAGCAGAAAATCCCTGAAAAGCAATTGGATTACCCATGGGAAAGCTGCATGACTTTAGGCGGAGCCTGGGGTTTCGTACCCAACGATCAATATAAATCAGCAGGTGAAGTGGTGCATAAACTGGTAGAAATTGTTGCCAAAGGCGGGAGTTTGCTTTTAGGTGTTGGTCCAAAAGCAGATGGAATGCTGCCTGACGATGTGATTAAAAAATTAGAAGAAATTGGGCAGTGGACTTCAAAAAATGGTACAGCTATTTACGGAACACGGATTACCAAAAACTACCATGATGGGCAAAATTGGTTTACCCAAAGTAAAGATGGTAAAACCATTTATGGAATCAGTTTGCTGGATGGTAACGCGCCTAAAGAAATTTCCTGGCAGGGAAGCATCCCCAAAAAAGGGACTTCTATTATCCTGTTAAGTAATAAGCAAAAAGTAAAATGGAAGCTGATAGATGGCAAAGTACATTTTGATTTTCCAAAAACCGAGGAGAAAATTGCCTTGACTTTTTCTTTTACACCCGAAACCAATTAG